A genomic window from Gammaproteobacteria bacterium includes:
- the ald gene encoding alanine dehydrogenase → MLIGVPKEIKNHEYRVGMVPASVRELVQHGHDVIVQTQAGAGIGFTDQDYIDAGAAIENDAAAVFAKAEMIVKVKEPLTVERAMLREGQILFTYLHLAPDLAQTQELIDSKAICIAYETVTDRNGGLPLLAPMSEVAGRMSIQAGAQALEKSNAGCGMLLGGVPGVEPAKVVIIGGGMVGNNAAQMAIGLGAEVTILDRSIDTLRRLNIQFGNTAKVLYSTADALEQAVLSADLVIGGVLIPGAAAPKLVTKEHIKNMKPGSAIVDVAIDQGGCIETSHATTHQDPTFIVDEVVHYCVANMPGAVPRTSTFALNNATLPYIIKLANQGYKAALANDQDFLNGLNVIHGKITCESVAIAHGLEFVAPEVALQA, encoded by the coding sequence ATGCTTATCGGTGTACCTAAAGAAATTAAAAATCATGAATATCGTGTCGGTATGGTTCCAGCAAGTGTGCGCGAACTAGTTCAACATGGCCACGATGTTATTGTCCAGACCCAAGCCGGTGCTGGCATTGGTTTCACTGACCAAGATTATATCGATGCTGGTGCAGCAATCGAAAATGATGCAGCTGCAGTTTTTGCAAAAGCAGAAATGATTGTTAAAGTTAAAGAGCCGCTAACGGTTGAACGTGCAATGTTACGCGAAGGTCAAATCTTATTTACTTACCTTCACCTAGCCCCTGATTTAGCGCAAACTCAAGAACTAATCGATTCAAAAGCTATTTGTATCGCTTACGAAACAGTAACCGATCGTAACGGTGGCTTACCGCTACTAGCGCCAATGTCTGAAGTGGCTGGTCGTATGTCTATTCAAGCCGGTGCGCAAGCGTTAGAAAAATCTAATGCAGGCTGTGGCATGTTGCTAGGTGGTGTACCTGGTGTTGAGCCTGCTAAAGTCGTTATTATCGGCGGCGGAATGGTTGGTAACAATGCAGCACAAATGGCGATTGGCCTTGGCGCTGAAGTGACAATTTTAGACCGTAGCATCGATACTCTACGTCGTTTAAACATTCAGTTTGGTAACACGGCTAAAGTGCTTTACTCTACTGCTGACGCACTAGAGCAAGCTGTATTATCTGCTGACCTAGTTATCGGTGGTGTGCTAATTCCAGGTGCTGCGGCTCCTAAGTTAGTGACTAAAGAACACATCAAAAACATGAAGCCTGGTTCTGCTATTGTTGATGTTGCTATTGATCAGGGTGGTTGTATTGAGACTTCTCATGCGACAACTCACCAAGATCCAACGTTCATCGTTGATGAAGTGGTTCACTATTGTGTTGCAAACATGCCAGGCGCAGTACCACGTACGTCGACCTTCGCACTAAACAATGCAACATTGCCATACATTATTAAATTGGCAAACCAAGGCTACAAAGCAGCATTAGCTAACGATCAAGACTTCTTAAACGGTCTTAACGTTATCCACGGCAAAATCACTTGTGAAAGCGTTGCTATTGCACACGGTCTTGAGTTTGTTGCGCCAGAAGTTGCACTACAAGCTTAA
- a CDS encoding helix-turn-helix domain-containing protein: MEETLTVAAAAEFLGISEARVKRLARESLLSTVGGDSNEPLFNSEDVKRYKELAQRIGGI; encoded by the coding sequence ATGGAAGAAACGTTAACGGTTGCAGCCGCAGCTGAATTTTTAGGCATTTCCGAAGCGCGAGTAAAGCGCTTAGCACGTGAAAGCCTGTTGTCCACTGTCGGCGGCGATAGCAATGAGCCATTGTTTAATAGCGAAGATGTAAAACGTTATAAAGAGCTGGCACAACGGATCGGTGGCATTTAA
- a CDS encoding DNA translocase FtsK 4TM domain-containing protein, producing MQVLFQHCQGYRLSVKFFKWNNCVRERLLLAIENSVQETVVDNMQPVTTASGKVSGAQRLLEAAIVTSTLLSLYLLLALYSFDRADASWTQTAVSGTAANWMGHTGAYLADILLFCVGYLAYLCPFLLAGLGYVLFKAHHKLRAIDYFTMGLRFVGFFLTVFGVLATASINFDNIYSFSGGGIIGDMVAQAMLPNFNFLGTTLLLVCFIATGLTLLTGIGWMQLAESIGYYTIKGCCWVGDLPQRFSRNNHRNESVESDDISAPPMTNKQRSAEPSFDLTANAKVAKTGLPEPQLATTSVVAIKPDKMAAIPSTDGVSATIEPQDDDSPEIELSPYQRPEHDDIATDDIAQPSSTEQLSAAISAIQPKVIAEDSPEPVIELPAAVGLLPSLTLLDNAKKKFAPIAQEDLDRVSRLVEEKLLDFNIIANVVDVYPGPVITRFELDLAPGVKVSKISALSKDLARSLSALSVRIVEVIPGKSVIGLEIPNEHRETVYLRENLSSDAFANSASPLTMVLGKDISGAPVVVDLGKMPHLLVAGTTGSGKSVGVNAMIVSLLYKSTPEQVRMIMIDPKMLELSVYEGIPHLLSEVVTDMKEAANALRWCVGEMERRYKVMSAVGVRNLKGYNAKIDQARADGTPLVDPLWKPGDSMDPTAPELENLPSIVVVVDEFADMIMIVGKKVEELIARIAQKARAAGIHLILATQRPSVDVITGLIKANIPTRIAFQVSSRIDSRTILDQQGAEQLLGMGDMLYLPPGTGVPTRVHGAFVDDHEVHKVVADWKKRGKPNYIEAILSGDSNESILLPGEAADGDDENDEFYDEAVAFVTETRRGSISSVQRKFKIGYNRAARLIEQMEASGIVSSPGHNGLREVIAPPAPKM from the coding sequence ATGCAGGTTTTATTCCAGCATTGCCAAGGGTATAGGTTAAGCGTCAAATTTTTTAAGTGGAATAATTGTGTTAGGGAGAGATTACTTTTGGCCATAGAGAATTCAGTGCAAGAGACAGTAGTAGATAATATGCAGCCAGTAACAACAGCGAGCGGAAAAGTTAGCGGGGCGCAAAGATTGCTTGAAGCGGCTATCGTGACGTCAACGTTGTTATCATTATATTTATTGTTGGCACTTTATAGCTTTGATCGTGCTGATGCCAGTTGGACTCAAACCGCAGTCAGTGGCACTGCAGCTAACTGGATGGGTCATACCGGGGCCTACTTGGCGGATATTTTACTATTTTGTGTTGGTTATCTGGCTTATCTGTGTCCATTTTTACTCGCTGGTTTAGGTTATGTACTGTTTAAAGCCCACCATAAGTTACGTGCGATTGATTATTTTACGATGGGACTACGCTTTGTCGGCTTCTTTTTAACCGTTTTTGGGGTTTTAGCAACGGCTAGTATTAATTTCGATAATATCTATAGTTTCTCTGGCGGTGGCATTATCGGAGATATGGTGGCACAAGCGATGTTACCAAACTTTAATTTTCTTGGTACCACCTTGCTATTGGTTTGTTTTATTGCAACTGGCTTGACACTTTTGACCGGCATTGGCTGGATGCAGCTTGCTGAATCAATTGGTTATTATACTATTAAGGGTTGTTGCTGGGTTGGCGATTTGCCGCAACGTTTTAGTCGTAACAACCACCGTAATGAATCTGTCGAGTCTGACGATATTTCAGCACCCCCAATGACTAACAAACAAAGAAGTGCAGAGCCTAGTTTTGACCTTACTGCTAACGCCAAGGTAGCTAAAACCGGCTTGCCTGAACCCCAACTAGCCACGACTAGTGTTGTTGCGATTAAACCGGATAAAATGGCAGCTATACCCAGTACTGATGGCGTGAGTGCAACTATTGAACCGCAAGATGACGATAGCCCTGAAATAGAACTTTCGCCGTATCAACGCCCTGAACATGATGATATTGCAACTGATGATATCGCGCAGCCAAGTTCAACTGAACAATTGAGCGCCGCTATTTCAGCTATTCAACCTAAAGTTATCGCTGAAGATTCACCAGAGCCTGTTATCGAGCTGCCGGCCGCGGTAGGCCTGTTACCCTCATTGACTTTGCTCGATAATGCAAAAAAGAAATTTGCGCCGATTGCCCAAGAGGACTTGGATCGAGTATCACGGTTGGTCGAAGAAAAATTGCTCGACTTTAATATCATCGCTAATGTGGTTGATGTATATCCTGGTCCTGTCATCACGCGCTTTGAACTCGACTTGGCGCCAGGGGTTAAAGTAAGCAAAATATCGGCCTTATCCAAAGATTTAGCACGTTCATTATCAGCGTTAAGTGTGAGGATCGTTGAAGTTATTCCAGGCAAGAGTGTTATCGGGCTTGAAATCCCCAATGAACATCGCGAAACGGTCTACTTACGCGAAAACCTGAGCAGTGATGCATTTGCTAACTCAGCATCGCCGTTAACTATGGTGCTAGGCAAAGATATTTCTGGTGCGCCGGTGGTGGTTGATTTGGGGAAAATGCCGCATTTGCTAGTGGCGGGTACCACTGGTTCAGGTAAGTCAGTTGGGGTTAATGCGATGATCGTATCATTGCTTTATAAGTCGACCCCTGAACAAGTTCGGATGATTATGATCGATCCGAAGATGCTGGAACTCTCCGTTTATGAGGGGATCCCACACCTGTTGTCCGAAGTAGTTACTGACATGAAAGAAGCAGCAAATGCCTTGCGCTGGTGTGTTGGTGAAATGGAACGTCGCTATAAAGTGATGTCGGCGGTCGGGGTGCGTAATCTGAAAGGTTACAATGCTAAAATTGATCAAGCCCGCGCTGATGGCACGCCATTGGTCGATCCGCTATGGAAGCCAGGTGATAGCATGGACCCAACAGCACCAGAGCTTGAAAACCTGCCGAGCATTGTGGTGGTGGTTGACGAGTTTGCCGATATGATCATGATTGTCGGTAAGAAGGTCGAAGAGCTGATTGCCCGAATTGCGCAAAAAGCTCGTGCCGCTGGCATTCATCTTATTTTAGCGACGCAGCGCCCATCGGTTGATGTTATTACCGGTTTGATTAAAGCCAATATCCCAACCCGAATTGCATTTCAAGTATCGTCGAGAATTGATTCACGAACTATTTTAGATCAACAAGGCGCAGAGCAATTGCTTGGCATGGGCGATATGTTGTATTTGCCGCCAGGCACAGGAGTACCAACGCGAGTTCACGGCGCCTTTGTCGACGATCATGAAGTACATAAGGTGGTTGCTGACTGGAAAAAACGCGGAAAACCGAACTATATTGAGGCGATCTTGTCTGGTGATAGTAACGAGTCAATTTTATTGCCTGGTGAAGCAGCCGATGGCGATGACGAAAATGATGAATTTTATGATGAGGCTGTTGCGTTCGTTACCGAAACGCGACGAGGATCAATCTCAAGTGTGCAACGCAAGTTTAAAATTGGTTATAACAGAGCTGCCCGCTTAATTGAACAAATGGAAGCGTCGGGCATTGTTAGTTCGCCGGGACATAATGGGCTGCGTGAAGTAATTGCTCCGCCAGCGCCAAAGATGTAA
- the crcB gene encoding fluoride efflux transporter CrcB, whose translation MNNLLMIAIGGACGAMTRYGFAQLAINLFGKGFPFGTLIVNFVGSLCMGLLFGLVEAEHVVPEAKMALGIGFLGALTTFSTFSLDSVLLIQQGDLIKAMLNIMLNVGLSLGAAFIGITLVAKT comes from the coding sequence ATGAATAATTTACTGATGATTGCGATCGGAGGTGCGTGCGGTGCCATGACCCGCTATGGATTTGCACAATTAGCAATTAACCTGTTTGGTAAAGGCTTTCCTTTTGGTACACTTATTGTCAATTTTGTTGGCTCATTATGTATGGGGCTACTTTTTGGCCTCGTTGAGGCTGAACATGTAGTGCCGGAAGCAAAAATGGCATTAGGCATTGGATTTTTGGGGGCGTTAACGACCTTTTCAACATTTTCTCTTGATAGTGTGCTGTTGATCCAGCAAGGCGACCTGATCAAAGCGATGCTTAATATCATGTTAAATGTTGGTTTGAGTCTGGGTGCTGCTTTTATTGGTATCACACTCGTTGCTAAAACCTAA
- the lrp gene encoding leucine-responsive transcriptional regulator Lrp produces MVIPMSQSIVLDRIDRNILIQLQINGRISNVELAKRVGLSPTPCLERVKRLEKQRVIKSYTALLDPEQLNASLLVYVEIRLNRSSADVFDRFNEAVNQLDDILECHLVSGDFDYLLKTRVADMSTYRKVLNQTLLQLPDIKDSRTYVVMEEVKYSTQIAIAN; encoded by the coding sequence ATGGTAATACCAATGAGCCAGTCAATAGTACTAGATCGCATTGATCGCAACATATTAATCCAATTACAAATCAACGGCAGAATCTCTAATGTCGAATTAGCTAAACGGGTTGGCTTAAGTCCAACCCCTTGCTTAGAGCGAGTAAAACGGCTGGAAAAACAGCGGGTGATTAAATCCTATACCGCCTTGCTCGATCCCGAACAGCTTAATGCTTCACTATTAGTTTATGTTGAAATTAGACTCAACCGCAGTAGTGCTGATGTGTTTGACCGGTTTAATGAAGCCGTTAATCAATTAGATGATATTTTAGAGTGCCATTTAGTGTCTGGCGATTTCGACTACTTACTAAAAACACGAGTGGCTGATATGTCAACTTATCGTAAGGTGCTTAATCAAACGTTACTGCAATTGCCCGATATTAAAGATTCTCGAACCTATGTGGTGATGGAAGAAGTTAAATATTCTACCCAAATTGCGATCGCCAATTAA
- a CDS encoding sodium-dependent transporter: MVVDRGQFSSKFGFIMAAAGAAVGLGNIWGFPTQVASNGGAAFVLVYLVLAFCLAYPALMAELIVGRATRRNAVEALPMLTEVPLLKLGGKLVGIAGLITVAVILSFYAIVAGWMFASALEPVLSTLGLVESAQWVTQFGLSRNVVFTVVFMVATIMIICGGVREGIERWSTRLMPALVVILLLLIAYMMTLPGAIKGLEVYLVPDFSQILDGGLLVSALGQAFFSLSLGVGCMLIYGSYMSSRENIVQVGAWVTLIDVGLAFVAGLLIIPAMYVAQHYGVEIFDQNGQLIGGDSLIFKVLPSLFDQMGTIGVFVAFAFFTLMSLAALTSSISLLEVPVAYVVESHGVERKKASWSIGALITSLSLIIVFNFEALFGLVIAITTRYSQPILGIFFCVYAGWVWQRNNALTEIKKGNSGAQHSLFWAIWPWYVRFVCPVFILAMFIHSLN; this comes from the coding sequence ATTGTAGTGGATAGAGGTCAGTTTAGTTCGAAATTTGGGTTTATTATGGCAGCAGCCGGTGCAGCTGTTGGCTTAGGAAACATCTGGGGTTTTCCAACACAGGTCGCCAGTAACGGCGGCGCCGCATTTGTATTGGTTTATTTAGTGCTGGCATTTTGCCTTGCTTATCCGGCGCTGATGGCTGAACTGATTGTTGGTCGTGCAACGCGTCGTAATGCCGTTGAAGCCTTGCCTATGTTAACCGAAGTGCCGCTGTTAAAGCTTGGCGGCAAGCTTGTTGGCATCGCGGGTTTAATCACGGTAGCCGTTATTTTAAGTTTCTATGCCATTGTGGCTGGCTGGATGTTCGCTTCGGCGCTTGAGCCAGTGTTAAGCACGTTAGGCTTAGTTGAATCTGCGCAATGGGTCACTCAGTTTGGTTTGAGCCGTAATGTCGTGTTTACAGTGGTCTTTATGGTCGCGACTATTATGATTATTTGTGGTGGCGTACGTGAAGGCATTGAACGTTGGTCAACCCGACTGATGCCGGCATTGGTCGTCATTTTATTGCTGCTGATTGCATATATGATGACATTGCCCGGCGCAATAAAAGGTCTTGAAGTCTATTTAGTACCAGACTTTAGCCAAATTTTAGACGGTGGGCTGTTAGTTAGTGCACTGGGCCAAGCCTTTTTCTCCTTATCTTTAGGGGTTGGTTGCATGTTAATTTATGGCTCGTATATGTCGAGCCGAGAAAACATTGTGCAAGTGGGTGCCTGGGTGACTTTAATTGATGTTGGTTTGGCTTTTGTGGCTGGATTATTAATTATTCCTGCCATGTATGTCGCTCAGCACTATGGGGTTGAAATTTTTGACCAAAACGGTCAACTAATCGGTGGTGACAGCTTAATTTTTAAAGTGTTACCTAGTTTATTCGATCAGATGGGCACGATTGGTGTTTTTGTTGCTTTTGCTTTTTTCACGCTGATGTCATTAGCAGCCTTAACTTCGTCGATTTCTTTACTTGAAGTGCCAGTTGCTTATGTCGTTGAGAGTCATGGTGTTGAACGAAAAAAGGCCAGCTGGAGCATCGGCGCGTTAATTACCTCATTAAGCTTAATCATCGTGTTTAACTTTGAAGCACTATTTGGGCTAGTGATTGCTATTACTACTCGTTATAGTCAACCGATCCTTGGGATTTTCTTTTGTGTTTATGCCGGCTGGGTATGGCAGCGTAATAACGCGTTAACCGAAATTAAGAAAGGTAACTCAGGGGCGCAGCATAGTCTGTTCTGGGCTATTTGGCCGTGGTATGTACGGTTTGTTTGTCCGGTATTTATTTTAGCGATGTTCATTCATTCACTAAATTAA
- the yeiP gene encoding elongation factor P-like protein YeiP — MPKASDIKKNTAIEYNNGVYVVRDIERSVPQGRAGGSLYRMRMYDVVSGLKVDETFKDSDMLTLADLVRRDVMLSYLDGDEFVFMDNEDYTPYNLNKESIVDEVLFIDENTEGVQVVLVDGAAVGLVLPSSVELVITETDPSIKGASASARTKPATLSSGLVIQVPEYISTGEKVKVNTTDKKFMGRAEK, encoded by the coding sequence ATGCCAAAGGCAAGTGATATAAAGAAAAATACCGCTATCGAATACAATAATGGCGTTTATGTAGTCCGTGATATTGAACGTTCTGTGCCTCAGGGACGTGCCGGCGGTAGTTTATACCGTATGCGGATGTACGATGTAGTATCTGGCTTAAAAGTCGATGAAACGTTCAAAGACAGCGATATGCTAACCCTAGCCGACTTAGTGCGTCGTGATGTAATGTTGTCGTACCTTGATGGTGACGAGTTTGTCTTTATGGACAACGAAGACTATACGCCGTATAACCTTAATAAAGAAAGCATCGTCGATGAAGTGCTATTTATTGATGAAAATACCGAAGGCGTGCAAGTTGTTTTAGTTGATGGCGCTGCAGTCGGCTTGGTATTACCTTCAAGTGTTGAATTAGTGATCACCGAAACAGATCCTTCAATTAAAGGTGCATCGGCTAGTGCTCGTACTAAGCCAGCCACTTTGTCATCGGGTTTAGTTATTCAAGTACCAGAATACATTTCTACCGGTGAAAAAGTAAAAGTGAATACCACGGATAAGAAGTTTATGGGACGTGCTGAAAAGTAA
- the serS gene encoding serine--tRNA ligase, whose product MLDAKYLRNELEETAQRLKARGFELDTAQLAELEERRKSLQAATQELQAERNSRSKSIGQAKARGEDIAPLLAQVGELGDKLELAKSELSTLLADIEAIVMGIPNLPDADVPVGADEDDNVEVSRWGQPRQFDFEVKDHADLGEALGGIDFAAAVKLSGSRFVVLKQNIARMHRALTQFMLDLHTQEHGYTEAYVPYLVNADSLRGTGQLPKFSEDLFHTNPANEEGTGLMLIPTAEVPLTNLMRDEIVDESVLPIKFTAHTPCFRSEAGSYGRDIKGLIRQHQFDKVELVQMVKPEDSSDALEALTGNAEKVLQLLELPYRKMLLCTGDMGFTAAKTYDLEVWLPSQECYREISSCSNTRDFQARRMQARFRSKGSNKPELLHTLNGSGLAVGRTLVAILENNQQADGSISVPDVLRPYMGGLASIS is encoded by the coding sequence ATGTTAGACGCTAAATATCTTAGAAATGAATTAGAAGAAACCGCGCAACGCCTTAAGGCGCGCGGTTTTGAATTAGACACTGCTCAATTGGCCGAATTAGAAGAGCGTCGCAAGTCATTGCAAGCCGCGACCCAAGAGTTGCAAGCCGAGCGCAATAGTCGCTCTAAATCTATTGGCCAAGCCAAAGCACGCGGCGAAGACATTGCACCATTACTGGCTCAAGTTGGCGAATTAGGTGACAAACTTGAACTCGCTAAGAGTGAGCTGAGCACATTACTGGCCGATATCGAAGCCATTGTCATGGGCATTCCTAACTTGCCAGATGCCGATGTGCCTGTTGGCGCTGATGAAGACGACAATGTTGAAGTATCACGTTGGGGCCAACCACGTCAGTTTGATTTTGAAGTCAAAGATCATGCCGATTTAGGTGAAGCACTTGGTGGCATTGATTTTGCGGCGGCGGTAAAGTTGTCGGGTTCTCGTTTTGTGGTTCTAAAGCAAAACATTGCGCGAATGCACCGAGCACTGACTCAGTTTATGCTTGATCTTCATACGCAAGAGCACGGTTATACCGAAGCTTATGTGCCGTACTTAGTCAATGCTGATAGCTTACGTGGTACTGGGCAATTACCTAAATTCTCAGAAGATTTATTCCATACCAACCCTGCTAACGAGGAAGGTACTGGGCTAATGTTAATTCCGACGGCTGAAGTGCCGCTAACCAATTTAATGCGTGACGAGATTGTTGACGAAAGCGTATTACCGATTAAGTTTACTGCTCATACACCGTGCTTTAGAAGTGAAGCCGGCTCTTATGGCCGTGATATCAAAGGGCTAATTCGCCAGCATCAGTTTGACAAGGTTGAATTAGTGCAAATGGTTAAGCCGGAAGATTCAAGCGATGCATTAGAAGCATTAACAGGCAATGCTGAAAAAGTATTGCAGTTGCTTGAATTACCATACCGTAAAATGTTGTTATGTACCGGCGATATGGGATTCACAGCCGCTAAAACTTATGACTTGGAAGTATGGTTACCGTCGCAAGAATGTTACCGTGAAATATCATCATGTAGTAATACCCGTGATTTTCAGGCGCGTCGCATGCAAGCAAGATTTCGCAGTAAGGGCAGTAACAAACCTGAATTGCTGCACACATTAAACGGATCTGGTTTGGCGGTTGGCCGAACTTTAGTGGCTATTTTAGAAAATAACCAACAAGCCGATGGCAGCATTAGCGTGCCAGACGTGTTACGTCCATACATGGGAGGGTTAGCTTCGATTAGTTAA
- a CDS encoding YjaG family protein, which produces MTKQPGFFTRIKQLSFEQKMTFATVLTERMLPNYQLFSQATEFGEPKVLNVIVDIIWQKIAKQRVKFNIEVQLEKLAEQIPEQRDFDCFGVIPAIDTAMAVNTLLVALEQQIDDDLINISKLSSSTVASYITAVEGDLTDEDTFDHEMMVEEKALQQYLLERIEQQGNATTPFLKELRKEFNDFGVSNIGIER; this is translated from the coding sequence ATGACTAAACAACCAGGTTTTTTTACCAGAATTAAACAATTAAGTTTCGAGCAAAAGATGACTTTTGCTACTGTGCTGACCGAACGGATGCTGCCAAACTATCAATTATTTAGTCAAGCGACTGAATTTGGCGAGCCCAAAGTACTTAATGTCATTGTTGATATCATTTGGCAAAAAATAGCCAAACAACGGGTAAAGTTTAACATTGAAGTACAGTTAGAAAAGTTGGCTGAACAAATTCCTGAGCAGCGTGACTTTGATTGTTTTGGGGTGATCCCTGCCATTGATACAGCGATGGCTGTTAATACCTTATTAGTGGCACTTGAGCAGCAAATAGATGATGATTTAATTAATATTAGTAAACTATCAAGTTCGACTGTCGCCAGTTATATTACCGCCGTTGAAGGTGACTTAACCGATGAAGATACTTTTGATCATGAAATGATGGTCGAAGAAAAAGCGTTACAGCAATATTTACTTGAAAGAATCGAACAGCAAGGTAATGCTACCACGCCGTTTCTTAAAGAATTAAGAAAAGAGTTTAACGACTTTGGCGTTAGCAATATTGGGATAGAGCGTTAA
- a CDS encoding replication-associated recombination protein A, with amino-acid sequence MTTLTFDFSPNFEPLAARMRPRTIEQYIGQGHILGPAKPLRLALEAGRAHSMILWGPPGTGKTTLAELVATYVDAHVERISAVTSGVKDIRKAIENAKDVASAQSRRTLLFVDEVHRFNKGQQDAFLPYIEDGTVIFIGATTENPSFQLNNALLSRARVYLLNKLEPQDIIALIAQALVDKERGLGKQSIVMAPEVANALANIVQGDARMALNYLELLSDMLDGNHQEISLEMLTQVCGAKVSQFDNKGDLYYDLISALHKSIRGSSPDGALYWFCRMLAVGADPLYIGRRLLAIASEDIGNADPKAMQIALSAWDCFHRVGPAEGERALAQAVIYLACAPKSNAVYSAFSQMKALVAQEQDFEVPNHLRNAPTNLMKELGYGSEYRYAHDEVNAFAAGESYLPPQLAELRLYQPTSRGLEAKISEKLKFLEQLNQASANKRY; translated from the coding sequence GTGACGACATTAACTTTTGACTTTTCGCCCAACTTTGAACCGCTGGCTGCACGAATGCGTCCGCGGACTATTGAGCAGTATATTGGCCAAGGTCATATTCTTGGTCCTGCCAAACCATTGCGCTTGGCGTTAGAGGCGGGCCGAGCTCATTCAATGATTTTATGGGGGCCGCCGGGCACCGGTAAAACTACCTTGGCAGAGTTAGTGGCCACATACGTTGATGCCCATGTTGAACGTATATCGGCGGTCACCTCTGGGGTCAAAGATATTAGAAAAGCGATCGAAAATGCCAAGGACGTCGCCAGTGCACAATCACGGCGAACCTTGTTGTTTGTTGACGAAGTTCATCGCTTTAACAAAGGCCAGCAAGACGCTTTTTTACCCTATATTGAAGATGGCACGGTTATTTTTATTGGTGCCACCACCGAGAACCCATCATTTCAGTTAAACAACGCCTTGTTATCGCGGGCGCGAGTCTATTTACTCAATAAATTAGAACCGCAAGATATTATTGCCTTAATAGCCCAAGCCTTGGTTGATAAAGAGCGCGGCTTAGGTAAACAGTCGATAGTTATGGCGCCAGAAGTGGCTAATGCCTTGGCTAACATCGTCCAGGGCGATGCACGGATGGCGCTGAACTACCTTGAATTACTGAGCGATATGCTTGATGGAAACCATCAAGAGATTAGCCTCGAAATGCTCACCCAAGTGTGCGGTGCTAAGGTTAGCCAATTTGATAATAAAGGCGACCTTTATTACGACTTGATCTCGGCTTTGCATAAATCAATTCGCGGCTCATCTCCTGATGGTGCGCTTTATTGGTTTTGCCGGATGTTAGCCGTCGGTGCTGATCCGTTGTATATTGGACGACGATTATTAGCTATTGCATCAGAAGATATCGGCAATGCCGATCCCAAAGCGATGCAAATAGCCTTGTCGGCATGGGATTGTTTTCATCGAGTTGGACCTGCGGAAGGGGAGCGAGCGTTAGCTCAAGCGGTGATTTATTTAGCTTGTGCTCCCAAAAGTAATGCAGTGTACAGTGCTTTTAGTCAAATGAAAGCGCTGGTGGCCCAAGAGCAAGACTTTGAGGTACCCAATCATTTGCGTAATGCCCCGACTAACTTAATGAAAGAGCTAGGCTATGGCAGTGAATATCGTTATGCCCATGACGAAGTTAATGCCTTTGCTGCGGGAGAAAGCTATTTACCGCCACAATTAGCCGAGTTAAGACTGTATCAGCCGACCAGTCGCGGTCTGGAAGCTAAAATTAGCGAAAAACTCAAATTTTTGGAACAACTTAACCAAGCCAGTGCCAATAAAAGGTATTAA
- the lolA gene encoding outer membrane lipoprotein chaperone LolA, with protein sequence MYKNLVLISVFMLAMSGTVMVQATEQLGSTLETPAKPAAAPTSALLTLRHKLKRFEQFSAQFEQKVFDVKGQQIQTSKGELQVQQPNKFRWQTYEPDQNLIVSDGQAVWIYNAFVEQVTAMELNKTVQQSPLWLIANQSEQAWSQFDVSTNQQGYSIVPKDPNSLTKRIIIRFNDDIISRLTIEDTQGQTSEFILSDFNASSRLANDIFNFTLPDGVDFDDQREVK encoded by the coding sequence ATGTACAAGAATTTAGTGTTAATAAGTGTGTTTATGCTGGCAATGAGTGGCACGGTAATGGTGCAAGCGACTGAACAATTAGGTTCGACGCTTGAAACCCCAGCCAAACCAGCCGCGGCACCAACGAGTGCGTTATTGACGTTACGTCATAAGCTAAAGCGATTCGAGCAGTTCTCAGCGCAGTTTGAGCAAAAGGTCTTTGATGTCAAAGGCCAGCAGATCCAAACAAGCAAGGGAGAGTTGCAAGTCCAACAACCCAATAAATTTCGATGGCAGACCTATGAACCAGATCAGAATTTAATTGTCTCGGACGGTCAAGCAGTGTGGATCTATAATGCTTTTGTTGAACAGGTCACAGCAATGGAACTCAACAAAACGGTGCAACAATCGCCGTTGTGGTTAATTGCCAACCAAAGTGAGCAAGCTTGGTCACAATTTGATGTTAGCACTAACCAACAGGGTTATTCCATTGTGCCTAAGGATCCAAATAGCTTAACTAAGCGCATTATCATTCGTTTTAATGACGATATCATTAGCCGCTTAACCATTGAAGATACTCAAGGTCAAACGAGCGAGTTTATTTTAAGCGACTTTAATGCCAGCTCACGACTTGCTAATGACATATTTAATTTTACGCTACCTGACGGCGTTGATTTTGACGACCAAAGAGAGGTTAAGTAG